From a single Microbacterium murale genomic region:
- a CDS encoding ABC transporter permease, whose translation MQILRRLRGANNEGVLLAVIIVVIVLMSIASPAFFTPGTFFSLARSSLVPLVFALGVLLIMISGGIDVSFPAIAIFAAYTTVAWSSEASFDPSIVGVFAIAIVIGALWGLLNGVVIARFRLPTLIVTLGTQGIIKGILLTYIGSTYISAAKLPDSVAEAGDTHLLDVPGAGYLHGMLVPVVMIVVVIWWMLKYTTFGRSIFAIGGDAEAARRVGIKVVRTQVILYVLVGALAAFGGVIFVILGKNANPQTLVGTELDIIAAVVLGGASIFGGRGSVFGTVLGVVLVQLINNNLVLIGVPSTWQRAAVGMLLIVGVSIQALAAMRSRRQPVLVEEEVSKA comes from the coding sequence ATGCAGATATTGCGACGCCTGCGCGGCGCGAACAACGAGGGCGTGCTCCTCGCCGTGATCATCGTGGTGATCGTGCTCATGTCGATCGCCAGCCCGGCGTTCTTCACCCCGGGCACGTTCTTCAGCCTCGCGCGCAGCTCCCTGGTTCCCCTGGTGTTCGCGCTGGGAGTTCTGCTGATCATGATCTCGGGCGGTATCGACGTCTCCTTCCCCGCGATCGCCATCTTCGCGGCCTATACGACCGTCGCGTGGTCTTCCGAGGCCAGCTTCGACCCCTCCATCGTCGGCGTCTTCGCCATCGCCATCGTGATCGGAGCGCTCTGGGGCCTGCTCAACGGCGTGGTGATCGCGCGGTTCCGGCTGCCGACGCTGATCGTGACACTGGGTACCCAGGGCATCATCAAGGGCATTCTGCTGACGTACATCGGATCCACCTACATCTCGGCCGCAAAACTGCCCGACAGTGTCGCCGAGGCGGGAGATACGCATCTCCTCGACGTTCCGGGGGCCGGCTACCTGCACGGGATGCTCGTTCCCGTCGTCATGATCGTCGTCGTGATCTGGTGGATGCTGAAGTACACGACGTTCGGCCGAAGCATCTTCGCGATCGGCGGAGACGCTGAGGCGGCGCGACGCGTCGGCATCAAGGTCGTTCGCACTCAGGTCATCCTGTACGTGCTCGTGGGTGCGCTCGCGGCGTTCGGAGGCGTGATCTTCGTGATCCTCGGCAAGAACGCCAACCCGCAGACATTGGTGGGCACGGAACTGGACATCATCGCGGCCGTGGTCCTCGGTGGCGCGTCGATCTTCGGCGGTCGTGGATCGGTGTTCGGCACGGTGCTGGGCGTCGTACTGGTTCAGCTCATCAACAACAACCTGGTGCTGATCGGTGTGCCGAGCACCTGGCAGCGTGCCGCAGTCGGCATGCTGCTGATCGTCGGCGTCTCGATCCAGGCACTGGCGGCGATGCGA